The Candidatus Poribacteria bacterium genome includes a region encoding these proteins:
- the selB gene encoding selenocysteine-specific translation elongation factor produces the protein MHQDRRHLIIGTAGHVDHGKTALVGKLTGMETDRLKEEQERGLSIELGFAYFDLPDGSRAGIVDVPGHEKFIRSMLSGAYGMDIVLFVVDAKEGVQEQTLEHLAILDLLGISNGILVMTKSDLATPDELAEATEMTQEMLVGTSLEGIPNVSVSSITGEGIETLKQTIVKQVTIATKAEENDGIPRLYVDRVFTVQGFGVVVTGTLIGGSINQDQRMVILPQGDPIRVRGIQVHNETAPVAQAGQRTALNLSGISAQDIQRGDVLCPIEFSQVTDNIDMSLQVLTSFPRILEHWTRLRAYLGTREIFCRLILLVDEAILPGDTVQVQLRLEQPILTFRGDRIILRDFSAQYTVGGGEVINPFAPRHKRFVPETIATLAQWEEANDAQIVNTVLENSDTFCVPESFLYYYLPHSQVNVKAILDSLEADEKIVRWDKSGRAPLVSDAARTTTAKENIMETLADFHEAQPLLAGQNVSQLRRELKLDETGFEKLENRLIAENQLVKEGNLIRLASHEIQFSQEEEDAKETLEKLFLEAGINTPTLNELNISLPEYTPQVIESTFFALLNLGRFVKIADNFFIHQTVFEETRELLITYLRENDIISVAEFRETAQTSRKYAVPFLEYCDSQNLTVRDGNVRRLHPRHKET, from the coding sequence ATGCATCAAGATAGACGACACCTCATCATTGGAACAGCAGGACACGTTGACCACGGAAAAACTGCGCTCGTTGGAAAACTCACCGGAATGGAAACAGACCGCCTCAAAGAAGAACAGGAGCGCGGCTTGTCCATTGAGTTAGGCTTTGCCTACTTCGACCTTCCCGACGGTTCGCGTGCCGGTATTGTCGATGTTCCGGGTCACGAGAAATTCATCAGAAGCATGCTCTCCGGTGCTTACGGAATGGATATCGTCCTCTTCGTCGTCGATGCGAAGGAAGGCGTTCAGGAACAGACGCTTGAACACTTGGCAATCTTGGATCTGCTTGGGATTTCAAACGGCATCCTCGTGATGACAAAATCGGACTTGGCAACGCCCGATGAATTGGCGGAAGCGACCGAAATGACGCAGGAAATGCTCGTCGGAACGAGTCTGGAAGGCATCCCAAATGTTAGCGTCTCTTCGATAACCGGTGAAGGCATCGAAACACTAAAGCAGACGATTGTCAAACAGGTAACCATCGCAACAAAAGCAGAGGAAAACGACGGAATTCCGAGACTATACGTTGACAGGGTTTTTACGGTGCAAGGATTTGGCGTGGTTGTGACAGGCACCCTCATCGGTGGCTCAATTAACCAAGACCAACGGATGGTGATTCTTCCCCAAGGTGATCCTATCCGCGTGCGCGGGATACAGGTACACAACGAAACTGCACCGGTTGCACAAGCAGGACAAAGAACAGCATTGAACCTCTCTGGTATCTCGGCACAGGACATCCAACGCGGCGATGTGCTCTGTCCAATTGAGTTCTCACAAGTGACCGACAACATTGATATGTCGTTGCAAGTGCTAACATCATTTCCAAGGATACTTGAACACTGGACGCGTCTGCGTGCGTATCTCGGCACTCGCGAAATATTTTGCCGCCTCATTCTACTGGTTGACGAAGCAATTCTACCGGGCGACACCGTGCAAGTTCAACTCCGCTTAGAGCAACCGATTCTCACGTTTAGAGGGGATCGAATCATTCTACGAGATTTCTCAGCGCAATACACAGTAGGTGGCGGCGAGGTTATTAATCCGTTTGCTCCGCGGCATAAGCGGTTCGTCCCGGAAACCATCGCCACTTTAGCGCAGTGGGAAGAAGCCAACGATGCCCAGATAGTGAACACTGTGTTAGAAAACAGCGACACCTTTTGCGTTCCAGAATCGTTTCTTTATTACTATCTACCACATTCGCAGGTGAATGTGAAAGCCATCTTGGACAGCCTTGAAGCAGACGAGAAAATTGTGCGATGGGATAAATCAGGGAGAGCACCCCTCGTTTCTGACGCAGCACGCACGACAACAGCGAAAGAAAACATAATGGAGACATTGGCAGATTTCCACGAAGCCCAACCACTCCTTGCCGGTCAAAACGTTTCGCAACTTCGTCGCGAACTTAAATTGGACGAAACCGGCTTTGAGAAACTCGAGAACCGACTCATTGCCGAGAATCAACTCGTCAAAGAGGGAAATTTGATTCGGTTGGCATCCCACGAAATCCAGTTTTCCCAAGAGGAGGAAGATGCGAAGGAGACGTTAGAGAAACTATTCTTGGAAGCGGGTATCAACACACCGACGCTCAATGAACTCAACATCTCACTTCCAGAATACACACCGCAGGTGATTGAATCCACATTTTTCGCGCTCCTAAACTTGGGACGATTCGTCAAAATAGCGGATAATTTCTTCATTCATCAAACCGTTTTTGAGGAGACACGCGAATTACTCATCACTTAT